A window of Malania oleifera isolate guangnan ecotype guangnan chromosome 5, ASM2987363v1, whole genome shotgun sequence contains these coding sequences:
- the LOC131156187 gene encoding large ribosomal subunit protein eL32z-like, whose product MAVPLLSKKIVKKRVKKFKRPQSDRKVSVKTNWRRPKGIDSRVRRKFKGCTLMPNIGYGSDKKTRHYLPNGFKKFVVHNVKELELLMMHNRTYCAEIAHDVSTRKRKEIVERAAQLDVVVTNKLARLRSQEDE is encoded by the exons ATGGCTGTGCCTTTGTTGTCGAAGAAGATTGTCAAGAAGAGGGTCAAGAAGTTCAAGAGGCCCCAGAGTGATCGCAAGGTTTCTGTCAAG ACAAACTGGCGTAGGCCCAAGGGTATTGATTCACGGGTGAGGAGAAAGTTCAAGGGATGCACCTTGATGCCAAACATTGGCTATGGTTCAGACAAGAAGACCCGTCATTATCTTCCTAATGGTTTCAAGAAATTCGTCGTGCACAATGTCAAAGAGCTTGAACTGCTGATGATGCACAACAG GACTTACTGTGCTGAGATAGCGCATGATGTCTCCACGAGGAAGAGAAAGGAGATTGTGGAGCGAGCCGCGCAGCTTGATGTTGTAGTTACAAACAAACTCGCTAGGTTGCGCAGCCAGGAGGATGAATGA